A genomic window from Lycium barbarum isolate Lr01 chromosome 4, ASM1917538v2, whole genome shotgun sequence includes:
- the LOC132636352 gene encoding probable folate-biopterin transporter 4: MMGWFKQLRSAFGASFLWLVCLIYFTQGFRSFVWTAVSYQLKDNLKLSPSASQFVTSIAFFPWSIKPLYGILSDCFPIRGRKRVPYLTLATFLSLLPWLILGLSAFLRNTRIELMILLTVQNLGSAMADVVIDAMIAEAVRFERASFAGDLQSISWLSMAFGGIWGSLLGGYALTNLQIDMIFLLFSVLPTLQLFSCGLVEEGSVQGKAFPEVFASNGSDMTNGSIDEEERLSGEKSKISTLRRKKSQKNTKREPTAVNKLQASVKNGSSLSQWYQSLRMATYTLFRAFRQPAILRPMAWFFLAHVTVPNLSTVMFYYQTEFLKLEASFLGTARVFGWLSLMIGTLTYNRYLKKMRLRHILMFTQVGIAFLTFLDMVLVSRANVLLGISDKVTVLFGSALSDGINQFKFMPFLILSGQLCPPGVEGTLFALFMSINNLGNTVGSFVGAGLASVLNISSGSFDNLFLGIGIQVLCTFIPVAFLFLIPKEATGISA, translated from the exons ATGATGGGTTGGTTTAAGCAGTTACGCAGTGCTTTTGGGGCTTCATTTCTATGGCTTGTTTGCCTTATTTACTTCACCCAG GGTTTCAGATCTTTTGTCTGGACAGCAGTTTCATATCAGCTGAAAGACAACTTGAAGTTATCACCATCAGCCTCCCAATTTGTCACTTCAATAGCATTCTTTCCATGGAGCATAAAACCTTTATATGG GATATTATCAGATTGCTTCCCAATTAGAGGAAGGAAAAGAGTCCCCTACCTTACACTTGCAACTTTTCTCTCGCTGCTGCCATGGCTCATTTTAGGGTTAAGTGCTTTCCTGAGAAATACGAGGATAGAACTCATGATTCTATTGACTGTTCAGAACCTGGGCTCTGCAATGGCTGATGTCGTAATTGATGCAATGATCGCTGAGGCGGTAAGATTTGAGAG GGCATCGTTTGCTGGTGATCTTCAGTCAATATCTTGGCTGTCTATGGCATTCGGAGGAATCTGGGGTAGTCTGCTAGGAGGATATGCATTAACCAATTTACAGATAGATATGATTTTCCTCCTTTTCTCTGTTCTACCTACTTTGCAACTCTTTTCATGTGGTTTGGTTGAGGAGGGTTCTGTACAAGGCAAAGCATTCCCTGAAGTTTTTGCATCTAATGGTTCGGATATGACGAATGGAAGTATTGATGAAGAAGAGAGGTTGTCTGGTGAAAAATCGAAAATTAGTACTTTAAGGAGAAAGAAGAGccagaaaaatacaaaaagagaACCAACTGCTGTAAATAAACTTCAGGCTTCTGTCAAAAACGGATCATCATTGTCTCAATGGTATCAATCACTGAGAATGGCCACTTACACATTATTTAGGGCATTCCGCCAGCCAGCCATATTGAG ACCAATGGCTTGGTTCTTTTTGGCTCACGTGACAGTTCCAAATCTCTCGACGGTTATGTTCTATTATCAAACAGAGTTCTTAAAATTGGAGGCATCTTTCCTTGGAACGGCACGTGTTTTTGGATGGTTGAGTCTCATGATCGGGACCTTGACTTACAATCGCTATTTAAAAAAGATGAGGTTGCGACATATTCTCAT GTTTACTCAAGTTGGCATTGCCTTTCTGACTTTTCTGGATATGGTTTTGGTTTCTCGAGCTAATGTTTTATTAGGCATCTCAGACAAGGTTACAGTGCTATTTGGTTCTGCTCTTTCCGATGGCATCAATCAATTCAA GTTCATGCCCTTTCTTATCTTATCGGGACAACTTTGTCCTCCGGGCGTTGAAGGGACTTTATTTGCATTATTCATGTCAATAAACAACTTAGGTAATACAGTGGGATCCTTTGTAGGAGCAGGGTTGGCTTCAGTTCTAAACATCTCTTCAGGGTCTTTTGACAATCTCTTTTTAGGCATTGGTATTCAGGTTCTCTGCACTTTCATCCCAGTAGCTTTCCTCTTTTTGATTCCAAAAGAAGCTACAGGGATATCAGCATAG